The Oncorhynchus tshawytscha isolate Ot180627B linkage group LG30, Otsh_v2.0, whole genome shotgun sequence genome includes a region encoding these proteins:
- the LOC112228387 gene encoding polymerase delta-interacting protein 2 isoform X2 codes for MAACVIRRTLLSTVNKYNRKHAISVLNVDLNSRQTPNMTRLSCSLFNVQQKRLMSSRPEGKVLETVGVFEAPKQQGKYETGQLFLHSVFGYRGIVLFPWYARLYDRDVIPATESKPTEPPGAHRSKEVKGKTHTYYQVLIDTRDCPHISQRSQTEAVTFLANHDDSRALYAIPGLDYVSHEDILPYNSTDQVPIQHELFERFLQFNASKVPPFIPRDTLQAWQEKNHPWLELSDVHRETTENIRVTVIPFYMGMREAQNSHVYWWRYCIRLENMGEEVVQLRERHWRIFSLSGTLETVRGRGVVGREPVLSEEQPAFQYSSHVSLQAPSGHMWGTFTCQRAHGGAMFEVAIPSFSLESHGRRDSPYSFLF; via the exons ATGGCGGCCTGTGTCATTCGTCGGACCTTGTTGTCCACAGTTAATAAATATAATAGAAAACACGCCATCAGTGTACTAAATGTCGATTTAAACAGTAGACAAACTCCGAATATGACGCGTTTATCATGTAGCTTGTTCAACGTCCAACAGAAACGGTTGATGTCGTCAAG GCCAGAGGGGAAGGTGCTGGAGACTGTAGGAGTGTTTGAGGCTCCCAAACAGCAGGGGAAATATGAAACAGGACAG tTATTCTTGCACAGTGTGTTTGGCTACAGAGGGATCGTGCTCTTCCCCTGGTACGCCCGACTCTACGACCGCGACGTCATTCCTGCGACGGAGAG CAAGCCTACGGAACCCCCTGGGGCACACCGGTCCAAAGAGGTGAAAGGGAAAACTCACACATACTATCAGGTTCTGATAGACACCAGGGACTGTCCCCACATT TCTCAGAGATCACAGACTGAGGCGGTGACGTTTCTGGCCAATCACGATGACAGCAGGGCGCTTTATGCCATTCCAG GGCTGGACTATGTGAGTCATGAAGACATCCTGCCCTACAACTCCACAGACCAGGTCCCCATTCAGCATGAGCTGTTTGAGCGTTTCCTCCAGTTCAATGCCTCCAAAG TTCCCCCATTCATACCACGGGACACACTGCAGGCGTGGCAGGAGAAGAACCACCCGTGGCTGGAGCTGTCGGACGTGCACCGCGAGACCACTGAGAACATCCGCGTTACTGTTATTCCCTTTTACATGGGCATGAGG GAAGCCCAGAATTCCCACGTATATTGG tggcggTACTGTATCCGTCTGGAGAACATGGGGGAGGAGGTGGTACAACTGAGGGAGAGACACTGGAGGATCTTCAGCCTCTCAGGCACCCTGGAGACGGTCCGTGGCAGAGGAGTGGTGGGACGG GAGCCAGTGTTGTCCGAAGAGCAGCCTGCCTTCCAGTACAGCAGTCACGTCTCACTGCAGGCACCCAGCGGGCACATGTG GGGGACTTTTACTTGCCAACGGGCTCATGGCGGCGCCATGTTCGAGGTGGCCATCCCCTCCTTCTCACTGGAGAGCCACGGCCGTAGGGACAGCCCCTACTCCTTCCTCTTCTga
- the LOC112228387 gene encoding polymerase delta-interacting protein 2 isoform X1, with amino-acid sequence MAACVIRRTLLSTVNKYNRKHAISVLNVDLNSRQTPNMTRLSCSLFNVQQKRLMSSRPEGKVLETVGVFEAPKQQGKYETGQLFLHSVFGYRGIVLFPWYARLYDRDVIPATESKPTEPPGAHRSKEVKGKTHTYYQVLIDTRDCPHISQRSQTEAVTFLANHDDSRALYAIPGLDYVSHEDILPYNSTDQVPIQHELFERFLQFNASKVPPFIPRDTLQAWQEKNHPWLELSDVHRETTENIRVTVIPFYMGMREAQNSHVYWWRYCIRLENMGEEVVQLRERHWRIFSLSGTLETVRGRGVVGREPVLSEEQPAFQYSSHVSLQAPSGHMWGSYRLERPNGTFFDVRIPPFSLESKKDDTPNGFLPGPFTSLA; translated from the exons ATGGCGGCCTGTGTCATTCGTCGGACCTTGTTGTCCACAGTTAATAAATATAATAGAAAACACGCCATCAGTGTACTAAATGTCGATTTAAACAGTAGACAAACTCCGAATATGACGCGTTTATCATGTAGCTTGTTCAACGTCCAACAGAAACGGTTGATGTCGTCAAG GCCAGAGGGGAAGGTGCTGGAGACTGTAGGAGTGTTTGAGGCTCCCAAACAGCAGGGGAAATATGAAACAGGACAG tTATTCTTGCACAGTGTGTTTGGCTACAGAGGGATCGTGCTCTTCCCCTGGTACGCCCGACTCTACGACCGCGACGTCATTCCTGCGACGGAGAG CAAGCCTACGGAACCCCCTGGGGCACACCGGTCCAAAGAGGTGAAAGGGAAAACTCACACATACTATCAGGTTCTGATAGACACCAGGGACTGTCCCCACATT TCTCAGAGATCACAGACTGAGGCGGTGACGTTTCTGGCCAATCACGATGACAGCAGGGCGCTTTATGCCATTCCAG GGCTGGACTATGTGAGTCATGAAGACATCCTGCCCTACAACTCCACAGACCAGGTCCCCATTCAGCATGAGCTGTTTGAGCGTTTCCTCCAGTTCAATGCCTCCAAAG TTCCCCCATTCATACCACGGGACACACTGCAGGCGTGGCAGGAGAAGAACCACCCGTGGCTGGAGCTGTCGGACGTGCACCGCGAGACCACTGAGAACATCCGCGTTACTGTTATTCCCTTTTACATGGGCATGAGG GAAGCCCAGAATTCCCACGTATATTGG tggcggTACTGTATCCGTCTGGAGAACATGGGGGAGGAGGTGGTACAACTGAGGGAGAGACACTGGAGGATCTTCAGCCTCTCAGGCACCCTGGAGACGGTCCGTGGCAGAGGAGTGGTGGGACGG GAGCCAGTGTTGTCCGAAGAGCAGCCTGCCTTCCAGTACAGCAGTCACGTCTCACTGCAGGCACCCAGCGGGCACATGTG GGGTTCCTATCGGCTTGAGAGACCCAACGGCACCTTCTTTGACGTCCGCATCCCTCCCTTTTCCCTCGAAAGCAAGAAAGACGATACACCCAACGGCTTCCTGCCCGGCCCTTTCACCTCACTGGCCTGA
- the LOC112228387 gene encoding polymerase delta-interacting protein 2 isoform X3 produces the protein MPEGKVLETVGVFEAPKQQGKYETGQLFLHSVFGYRGIVLFPWYARLYDRDVIPATESKPTEPPGAHRSKEVKGKTHTYYQVLIDTRDCPHISQRSQTEAVTFLANHDDSRALYAIPGLDYVSHEDILPYNSTDQVPIQHELFERFLQFNASKVPPFIPRDTLQAWQEKNHPWLELSDVHRETTENIRVTVIPFYMGMREAQNSHVYWWRYCIRLENMGEEVVQLRERHWRIFSLSGTLETVRGRGVVGREPVLSEEQPAFQYSSHVSLQAPSGHMWGSYRLERPNGTFFDVRIPPFSLESKKDDTPNGFLPGPFTSLA, from the exons AT GCCAGAGGGGAAGGTGCTGGAGACTGTAGGAGTGTTTGAGGCTCCCAAACAGCAGGGGAAATATGAAACAGGACAG tTATTCTTGCACAGTGTGTTTGGCTACAGAGGGATCGTGCTCTTCCCCTGGTACGCCCGACTCTACGACCGCGACGTCATTCCTGCGACGGAGAG CAAGCCTACGGAACCCCCTGGGGCACACCGGTCCAAAGAGGTGAAAGGGAAAACTCACACATACTATCAGGTTCTGATAGACACCAGGGACTGTCCCCACATT TCTCAGAGATCACAGACTGAGGCGGTGACGTTTCTGGCCAATCACGATGACAGCAGGGCGCTTTATGCCATTCCAG GGCTGGACTATGTGAGTCATGAAGACATCCTGCCCTACAACTCCACAGACCAGGTCCCCATTCAGCATGAGCTGTTTGAGCGTTTCCTCCAGTTCAATGCCTCCAAAG TTCCCCCATTCATACCACGGGACACACTGCAGGCGTGGCAGGAGAAGAACCACCCGTGGCTGGAGCTGTCGGACGTGCACCGCGAGACCACTGAGAACATCCGCGTTACTGTTATTCCCTTTTACATGGGCATGAGG GAAGCCCAGAATTCCCACGTATATTGG tggcggTACTGTATCCGTCTGGAGAACATGGGGGAGGAGGTGGTACAACTGAGGGAGAGACACTGGAGGATCTTCAGCCTCTCAGGCACCCTGGAGACGGTCCGTGGCAGAGGAGTGGTGGGACGG GAGCCAGTGTTGTCCGAAGAGCAGCCTGCCTTCCAGTACAGCAGTCACGTCTCACTGCAGGCACCCAGCGGGCACATGTG GGGTTCCTATCGGCTTGAGAGACCCAACGGCACCTTCTTTGACGTCCGCATCCCTCCCTTTTCCCTCGAAAGCAAGAAAGACGATACACCCAACGGCTTCCTGCCCGGCCCTTTCACCTCACTGGCCTGA